TTACCAAAACTAGCGTCTTACAGCAAAAAACATCAGTCTTGGCCAAAACCAGTCAGCAACAATGTGGATTGGTCAACCGATAAGAAGCTTTAAGAGGGATATAAACAGGTCAAGGTTATAGAAAATGCATGCAGACGAGAAGAAAGAACAACGACAGGCAATTACAAAGTAATGCATTAAACTATAAAGAGACTTGATAATGTTATAAGCCAACAGGAGATATACTCTACATTTCATCCAAGGCAAGATTGCAATTTCAAAATGTATAATACATAACATTACTCAAAGTTGTAACCAAAGCATTACACCATATATCATTTTGATCTTGCATATGGAACATCAATACTCATATGAGCAAAAGttgcaaaagttaaaagattttttAGTGTCACCAAACAACAAAAAGAGGACATCCAGAAATTCTTCTGCAACTATTTCACATCTCTAAGTTCAAGATCAAAGATCAGCCATGAATTGGGCGGTATGATTATGATTGAACCAGCGCCTTTAGTACCATACCTGTATGTACAAGAACATAGGCATACTTGACACCAATACATGTTAAAAGGATTAGTCATTTAGTCTTATCATGGGTCAAGTTTAGGACTGATTTTGAATTGTTTAGAAGTCGTTTATAAATGTTATCTAAAGTTAGGACTAGTGATGAAATACTAAAAGGCTTAGAAGGACTGAAGCGGTGAAGAAAAGAAGATAAGGGACTAGAAGTGTTGAagactaaacatatatatattatcatcccttgttgaaaattacataaattGGGACATGCTAAATGTCAAGACTACCCATAATGAATTAAATGACACCACAAGTTCCTTATATTCTGAAATATCTCTACAACCCTCTTTAaatcaaacatttttacattatttacctacaccacttgacgacAACGCCACCACTACCAACAACAGTCACTGCCACCATCACCAGTGATGGATTTGGTGTGATTGTTCTTATTCTGAGATCAGaatttgttttggttgtttagATTCTTTCTTTGAATTGAGATTCAAGGTTGAAAATATTGTTTTGATCCATATTCTGTTCAGTACATAAAGAATATAGAAGTGGAAACAAATTCAGAACGAAATGGGTCATTTTAAGTGCTGGTAAAAACACGTTGGATCAATTCCTTTTGCAAAGTATAGAAACGAGATATATAATCcctataaaaatataattaatgcaTTAAATAAACTACAAAACCCAGTCCTGTAGGGGTGGCGTATGGGGAATTAATGCactaaatatgattaaaaaacatGATAACTGCCATGATAACATATATCTCTGAATGAGGCAATTTGTACAAATCAAAAAATAGACTTCAGATATTAAGATTAGAATAGGAAAATACCCCATGAACGGAGGAATTATTAGTCTTCTTTTTTCCCCAACACGCATgccttaacaaaaaaaaacacataattagCAGATTACAAGACGATGAAACAtgtaatattaagaaaaaaataaaaaaataaagtagaaACAATACAAATACTACCTTTAACACCAACTTCCCATCCTAGTATCGCTTGCCGAGCacctaaaatataaaagaataagGCTCAGTATATAACATTATGTGGCAAAGATATACAAATGCCAACTTATCACAAACGTACCAAGTCGAAACTCGTAAAAAGGCCACCCAGTATCTGCGTCAAAGGTTTCCCCATTCTCAAGCATTCCAATGTACGACATAGCAAGCTGGTGGAAAATGGATATTTTTCATGttaattaagaaaagaaaagaagaaagctGGTGAAGTTAGATTATAAAGAATTAAAGGCCTTTGGCAGTTGTTATATTTTATGTGTTAATAAATATGATGGCTACACGGGTAATATCTGTAAATTTTTGGATaaacaagttatatatattattctgaaaaataaacaaaataatctgATCATTTGTAAGTTTGGCATAACCTGATAAGGATGGATAAATATATGAATTTAAGAGATCCAttgtagctaatatatataacttgtttATCCAAAAATATTAAAACTGATTATGTGACTAGAAGtcacaaaaattatattatcagTTCCCAAACGCAaagccaaacacccccttacaCTTTGCATATGAGATCTGAATTCAACTCACCTTCTTCCCTCTAATTGCCTGCTCTCCATTTGGTATACCCATACGAAGCTTCTGAATAACAAGTCCAGTACAATAAGTTTTACTTTGCAACAGTTTGGCTTCACTAGCTGATCCTTTATACATCAAGAAGAGGCCCTGTCATTGTACATCTGAAAATATATAAACCTATACCTCTAGAGAAATATGTTGAAAAGTCTCTATACATCTGattgaaaaaaaagataaatcagAAGCGACTCTATTGATGTGTTTCCATAAACTCCAGGTGAACCGGGTTTAAAAAGATCTTACAAAGCATGAATCTGGCTTCCGCCGACTGTTCTCACCCTCAAATCAAATTTCTTGCACATCGATGGCAAATTGACAGCTTAGTCAACCAAGAAGTCAAAAGaatttataaagtttaaaagaaatttattaAGAAACAAGGTTTGGCCACAATACATGGTTATTTGTGGATTGTGACATTGTAAACTCATTACTCGTCTTTCTAAAAGTTCAACGACTGGAGAAAGTTTCTCGTCATCCTCTAAGGATGATGGCAGTCATGCCTTCCCGAAAGGTATAGAGACGCAACATTAATACTTTGTGCAAGTTTTGATATTCTAAACACCACTGTAATACATACTTACAGTACTATATAAttctaaaaactaaaaaccaAATATAGGTTTCTTATCTAGAATAAACTATATACTGGTAATTATTATAGGTCATTGTCACAATAAATTCAGGGCTAAATTTCAAATCCAAAGCAATATATATTGCTCTTGAGTAGATAACATTTTCATGATATTTCGTAGATTTTCCGAAGGGGGCAGCCAAGGTGGATCAAAATGGTCCTTGAGCACTTTATTTGATAAGGACTTAAAGCTATGCTTGTAATTTACCTTTTACTAgatttcaaacaatttatagCTACGTTAGATTAAAGGGTATACAAAGTACC
The sequence above is drawn from the Erigeron canadensis isolate Cc75 chromosome 4, C_canadensis_v1, whole genome shotgun sequence genome and encodes:
- the LOC122594870 gene encoding peptidyl-prolyl cis-trans isomerase FKBP53-like, coding for MYKGSASEAKLLQSKTYCTGLVIQKLRMGIPNGEQAIRGKKLAMSYIGMLENGETFDADTGWPFYEFRLGARQAILGWEVGVKGMRVGEKRRLIIPPFMGYGTKGAGSIIIIPPNSWLIFDLELRDVK